AATGTTACTGTTCTTCTTACAACTGTAAGTATAAAAACCATAATTGAAAACTATGAACGAAAGTATGATTTTTTAAGATCTCTGAGATTAGTTGCCATAGTTACTGGTGCATTGGTTGCTTTAGGTGTCTGCGCTTTTTCAAATTTTCTTAAAGATTTTTTGAATGTAACAAATTATTCTTACTTTTTTATTATTGCCCTGGCATGGTTTTTTATGTCTTTGCTCGCTGTGGAAAGAGGCTTTCTTCAGGCAACTGGCAGATTTCCAATTTTCGCCTTCTCTGGAGCATTGGAGCTAACAGTTAGATTAATTGCAGCATTGGTGGCAATTTATGCTGGATTCAAAGTAGGAGGAATTATCTTTTCTACGGTTATTGGAGCACTCGTTGTATTAGTGATTCTTCTTAAGATTAATAAAAACATTATTGGTGAGAAAGCCCGATTAAATATAAAAAAAATGCTAACAATAGCTCTATATGCTTCTCCAACAGGTTTTTTTCTCTACGCTGATACAATTTTTGTAAAGAGAATCTTTGATGAACAAACTGCAGGACTTTATTCGGCAGTATCAATTGTAGGAAAAGTGCTTTTATGGTTTGTTCTGACAATTCTCGGGGTTTATTTCCCAAAATTTGTCCATTCAAAAAAAACAGAGTCTTTTAAAAAATTTGTATTGCAAATGTTTGGCATAGTAATCATATCTCAAGTAGCAGCTCAGATAATCTGTTTTTTAATTGGTGAGCCTTTATTTTTGATGCTTTTTGGATCAAAGTTTGAACCTGCTTTAAAATTTCTCCCCATCTACTTTATCTCTCTTTTACCTCTTCTCTTTAATATGGTTTTTATAAGTATTGCTATTGCTTTAGAACGAGGGTTTCATATAATCTATGCACATCTTTTATTTTTTTATTCTGGATTTTTAGTATTACCTTTAAAAAACATCTCTGACTACTTAGCTTATATTTTTGGCATAAATGGAATTTTTGTTTTATTATATTTCTTGAATTTTAAGAAAGAATTGAAATGAATGCCGTTGTAATCTTTATCAACTTAAGTACATGAGCAGGACGTTAATTATTGTTTTTAATAATTGAAAGAAAATGATTTTTGATTTTCTCTATATCTTTTAAATTTTTCTTCAAAATACCATAAATGATATTATCGTCAATTTTGTCATAGCTGTGAACAATGATATTTCTCAACCCAATCATCTTGTCAATTATTTTTAAAAAATCTGAGGGAAATAAATTATTTTCATGGAGTATCTCAAAAACTTCTCTATTTGTTGATGGCTCTTTAAGTTTTTTCCTGGATATCAAAATCTAAGCTATATCAATTATAGCTTCAATTATTTTATGCAGATTCCTCTCTACTATGTCTTTAGCTCTCCATGAGGATTTATATTGTTTTAAATTACTGATCTCTGAGTTAATTTCTCTTAATCTTTTTAAAGATTCTTCTATAAGTTCAATCTTTTTAATATATAATTCCATATTTTTCAGCTCTAAATTTTTTAAGGAATGGTTTAAAATCTGAATACTCACGTATCACGAAGTTTTTGAATTCAAAATGTTCAACTTCTGACTTTTCATATATGCACACACCATTCAAAATTATATTATGAAGAAGTTCTATAGAGACATATTTACTTCGCATATTTAAAACGCTTACCTCATTTGAAATTCCAAATTTTTTAAAAATTTTTGTGAATACGGATTCAATCTTTGAGATAAGTTCAAGAGCTTTCATTTCATCAACCCTGTGATTGGGAAGTATTGCTATGTCTATGTCACTTTCAGTTCTCAATTTGCCTTTCAGTATAGAACCATATAAATATATTGCCTCTATTTCAGTAGGAATATCATTAGGGGCTAATTCAGCAGGAATTTTTTCAATAATTTCCTCTAACACTATCATTTTTTTCATATTTTAATTATAGCAAAATTATTGAATTTGACTTTCAAATCAATTTCTTTTTTATGCTTTATCTCGTGTTTTTGGCATAAATGGAGTTTTTGTTTTATTATATTTCTTAAGTTTTAAAAAGGAGTTTAGATGAGTGCTCTTGTAATTTTGCCGACTTACAATGAAGCAGAAAATGTAGAAAAGATAATTCCGAAACTGCTTAAACACGATGTGGACATACTCTTTATTGACGATGCCTCTCAGGATAAAACAGCAGAAAAAATACGAAACTGGATGAATCAGTCTGAAAGAATTAACTTAATAGAGAGACCCAAAAAACTAGGGCTTGGTACAGCCTATGTAACAGGCTTTAAATGGGCTTTGAAAAGGCATTATGAGTATATCTTTGAGATGGATGCAGACCTCAGTCATGACCCTGCCGAAATCCCGAATTTCATAAAAAAATGCAATGAAGGATATGATCTTGTAATTGGCTCAAGATATACTCGAGGAACAATAAGCGTTGTTGGATGGGATTTTAAGAGACTACTGCTTTCAAAATTGGCAAATAAGTATGCAACCACTATACTTGGACTTGGATTTCTTACTGACGTAACAAGCGGATATAGATGCTACAGGAAAGGAGTACTTGAATCAATAGACCTTGATAATATAAAGTCAAATGGATATGCCTTCCAGATAGAGATGGTTTACAGAGCCTACAAAATGGGATTTAAAATTACTGAAATTCCTATAATTTTTTACGAAAGAAACAGCGGCTCATCAAAGATGAGCAAAAAGATTATCAGAGAAGCAGCAATCATGGTCTGGAGATTAAGATTGGGTAAATAGAGATGAGCAAGCTTTTAATTGATGGATATAATCTTATCGGAATTTTTCACAAAAATTTAAAGAAAGCAAGGCAGGAACTTATACAGCAACTTATTGAATATCGAAATAAAAAAGGACATGATATCACCGTTGTTTTTGATGGATACAAAGAAGGACCTGGAAAAGAAACAATTGATTTTCAGGGCGGAATAAGGATAATCTACTCTGGAGCAAATGAAAAAGCTGATGATATAATAAAGAGAATACTT
Above is a genomic segment from Thermodesulfovibrio aggregans containing:
- a CDS encoding oligosaccharide flippase family protein, with protein sequence MLKDISSVTLAFVYVNILGYVFHSVVSRSLGPAGYGEFMVFYSFLLTIGNVTVLLTTVSIKTIIENYERKYDFLRSLRLVAIVTGALVALGVCAFSNFLKDFLNVTNYSYFFIIALAWFFMSLLAVERGFLQATGRFPIFAFSGALELTVRLIAALVAIYAGFKVGGIIFSTVIGALVVLVILLKINKNIIGEKARLNIKKMLTIALYASPTGFFLYADTIFVKRIFDEQTAGLYSAVSIVGKVLLWFVLTILGVYFPKFVHSKKTESFKKFVLQMFGIVIISQVAAQIICFLIGEPLFLMLFGSKFEPALKFLPIYFISLLPLLFNMVFISIAIALERGFHIIYAHLLFFYSGFLVLPLKNISDYLAYIFGINGIFVLLYFLNFKKELK
- the mntA gene encoding type VII toxin-antitoxin system MntA family adenylyltransferase antitoxin produces the protein MIVLEEIIEKIPAELAPNDIPTEIEAIYLYGSILKGKLRTESDIDIAILPNHRVDEMKALELISKIESVFTKIFKKFGISNEVSVLNMRSKYVSIELLHNIILNGVCIYEKSEVEHFEFKNFVIREYSDFKPFLKKFRAEKYGIIY
- a CDS encoding polyprenol monophosphomannose synthase, which translates into the protein MSALVILPTYNEAENVEKIIPKLLKHDVDILFIDDASQDKTAEKIRNWMNQSERINLIERPKKLGLGTAYVTGFKWALKRHYEYIFEMDADLSHDPAEIPNFIKKCNEGYDLVIGSRYTRGTISVVGWDFKRLLLSKLANKYATTILGLGFLTDVTSGYRCYRKGVLESIDLDNIKSNGYAFQIEMVYRAYKMGFKITEIPIIFYERNSGSSKMSKKIIREAAIMVWRLRLGK
- a CDS encoding YacP-like NYN domain-containing protein, coding for MSKLLIDGYNLIGIFHKNLKKARQELIQQLIEYRNKKGHDITVVFDGYKEGPGKETIDFQGGIRIIYSGANEKADDIIKRILKTEKSFWIVISSDREIERAAWEENCVSVDSSIFFDILNGEEFYFEQKKGMTLSKKQKAILRAISKL